The Hugenholtzia roseola DSM 9546 genome contains a region encoding:
- a CDS encoding OmpA family protein: MKRQSFRFSRLFFWCASLIGLSLMQLYAQAERDFLLNGKEDLEKKYYRSARYFFEEALKINPNNVEAQFYQAVSQIHLHQAEKGLSLLAQISPAAAPQGEVGYYYWLAEAHFLNEDFAAAQNSLLSFKKSREKDSKQKAYDALATHLEAQLGEAQKAYTQPYAIFIENLGTEINSEFDEFGILLDKTQRDLIFTTNRESQNHRQAAHLYDKDRFTTHYSTQNSDGSWKKNQPFYVSDEAHSSQTDEVIVLQILERSFTGSDKKLLISKNGQLHLIEQKQGIWQPSQLFSPTLDADKGVQKYAVLSKKQDFIIFASDYRSKENFELFVAYYDKNLKDWQKPEPLDSLNSTYHEVSPFLADDQTLYFSSKGHNAMGGYDVFKSTFEPKTKKWRSPTRLPYPINSVADDFYFNLEKEVAYLVSNRKGSIGGEDIFRFFLFDSLTLKGKVQNRDSQEPLAGAKILIFNSEEAATSEKAIEKHWLAQSDAQGEYQIRLPLLPQVKISVILNEKTLYEQSLRLNPSILARRSEKIYIQNFHLQVQKEIKMDDFLTSGSLKKYILKNIYFEIGSANLEPRSFPELLRLADFMRQNPDLSIEIGGHTDNVGSPKSNLVLSQARAEAVRVFLIEKGKIEAYRLQAQGYGQTQPIASNDDELEGRELNRRIEVKILPEE; this comes from the coding sequence ATGAAACGGCAGTCTTTTCGCTTTTCGCGCCTATTTTTCTGGTGTGCCTCTCTTATCGGGCTTTCCCTTATGCAGCTATATGCGCAGGCAGAGCGCGATTTTTTGCTCAATGGCAAAGAAGATTTAGAAAAAAAATACTACCGCAGTGCGCGTTATTTCTTCGAAGAAGCCCTCAAAATCAATCCGAACAACGTAGAAGCGCAATTTTATCAGGCTGTTTCGCAAATCCATCTCCACCAAGCGGAAAAGGGCTTGTCTTTGTTGGCTCAAATCAGCCCTGCCGCCGCGCCACAGGGCGAAGTGGGCTATTATTATTGGTTAGCCGAAGCGCATTTTTTGAATGAAGATTTTGCCGCTGCCCAAAATTCGCTTCTTTCCTTTAAAAAAAGCAGGGAAAAAGATTCGAAACAAAAAGCCTACGACGCACTTGCCACCCATTTAGAGGCACAACTTGGCGAGGCGCAAAAGGCTTACACACAGCCTTATGCCATTTTTATAGAAAATTTAGGGACAGAAATCAATTCAGAATTTGATGAATTTGGGATTTTATTAGATAAGACCCAACGCGATTTGATTTTTACAACCAATAGAGAATCGCAAAACCACCGACAAGCCGCCCATTTATACGACAAAGACCGTTTCACAACCCATTATAGCACCCAAAATAGCGACGGCAGTTGGAAAAAAAATCAGCCCTTTTATGTTAGCGACGAAGCCCATAGCAGCCAAACCGACGAGGTTATTGTGCTACAAATTTTGGAACGCAGCTTTACGGGCAGCGACAAAAAATTACTTATCTCCAAAAACGGACAACTGCACCTTATCGAGCAAAAACAAGGCATTTGGCAGCCCTCCCAACTTTTTTCGCCTACCCTCGATGCCGACAAAGGCGTGCAAAAATATGCCGTTCTTTCTAAAAAACAAGACTTTATCATCTTTGCTTCCGACTACCGCTCGAAAGAAAATTTTGAGCTTTTTGTAGCTTATTACGATAAAAACCTGAAAGATTGGCAGAAACCAGAGCCTTTGGATAGCCTCAATTCCACCTATCACGAAGTTTCGCCTTTTTTAGCCGACGACCAAACCCTTTATTTTAGCTCAAAAGGGCATAATGCAATGGGCGGTTACGACGTTTTTAAATCTACCTTCGAGCCTAAAACAAAAAAATGGCGCAGCCCCACACGCCTGCCCTATCCCATCAATAGTGTCGCAGATGATTTTTATTTCAATTTAGAAAAAGAAGTGGCTTATTTGGTTTCAAATAGAAAGGGAAGCATTGGGGGCGAAGATATTTTCCGCTTTTTCCTTTTTGATAGCCTCACTTTGAAAGGGAAAGTACAAAATAGAGATAGCCAAGAGCCTTTGGCAGGAGCTAAGATTCTGATTTTCAATTCAGAAGAAGCCGCTACTTCCGAAAAGGCAATAGAAAAACATTGGCTTGCACAAAGCGACGCGCAGGGCGAATATCAAATCCGTCTGCCCCTATTGCCGCAAGTGAAAATCAGTGTCATTTTGAATGAAAAAACCTTGTATGAGCAGAGCCTACGGCTAAATCCTTCTATTTTGGCACGAAGAAGTGAAAAGATTTATATCCAAAATTTTCATTTGCAGGTGCAAAAAGAAATCAAGATGGACGACTTTCTAACCAGTGGCAGCCTTAAAAAGTATATCCTCAAAAATATTTACTTCGAGATAGGCAGCGCAAATCTCGAACCGCGCTCTTTCCCCGAACTGTTGCGTTTGGCAGACTTTATGCGTCAGAATCCCGACCTAAGCATTGAAATTGGCGGACATACGGACAATGTTGGTAGCCCCAAGAGTAATTTGGTGCTTTCGCAGGCACGTGCCGAAGCCGTCCGCGTGTTTCTTATTGAAAAGGGAAAAATAGAAGCCTACCGCCTCCAAGCACAGGGCTACGGGCAGACGCAGCCTATCGCCAGCAACGACGACGAATTGGAAGGGCGCGAACTCAATCGCCGCATAGAGGTCAAAATCCTACCCGAAGAGTAG
- a CDS encoding PP2C family protein-serine/threonine phosphatase produces the protein MRPTSYTILVADDYESNLAVIESIFEESGQQFQIIYAHDGVAACQEAITHKPDLIIMDWDMPKMTGIEALDFLKKREDTAHIPVIMTTAFTSSEHLEKALKAGAIDYVRKPIDEIELVARVNSALQLVASYKKIWRQKEEIEEKTRILQTAFSEIEKKNENIISSIKYAKRIQEAVLPQPEALQALLPHSFVFFKPRDLVSGDFYWFGEKEGKLFIVAADCTGHGVPGAFMSMLGDTFLNQIVNIFGITSPDEILNALHEAIRKALKQDSTNNRDGMDIAICVIDKKKRHLEFAGAKSPLVYIRNKEVVRIKGDKFSVGGRREGLDKGGEKKYQKHTIILEENPTPFYLFSDGYQDQFNSEMQAKFMTKRFLKLLLRMHKQPFPKQKELLEQILGDWMKNSKQVDDVLVIGFEA, from the coding sequence TTGCGACCGACTTCCTATACCATTTTGGTAGCAGATGATTACGAGAGCAATTTAGCCGTCATAGAAAGCATCTTTGAAGAATCTGGGCAGCAGTTTCAAATCATCTATGCCCATGATGGTGTGGCGGCGTGCCAAGAGGCGATTACGCACAAGCCCGATTTGATAATTATGGATTGGGATATGCCCAAAATGACGGGGATTGAAGCCTTAGATTTTCTCAAAAAGCGCGAAGACACTGCCCACATTCCCGTCATCATGACGACGGCTTTTACCTCGTCTGAACACTTAGAAAAAGCCCTCAAAGCAGGTGCAATAGACTACGTGCGCAAGCCCATAGACGAAATTGAATTGGTAGCCAGAGTCAATTCTGCCCTGCAATTAGTGGCTTCCTACAAAAAAATTTGGCGGCAGAAAGAGGAAATTGAAGAAAAAACACGCATCTTACAAACGGCTTTTTCTGAAATAGAAAAGAAAAACGAAAACATCATCAGCAGTATCAAATACGCCAAAAGGATACAAGAAGCCGTTTTGCCACAGCCCGAAGCCCTACAAGCACTCCTGCCCCATTCGTTCGTCTTTTTCAAGCCGCGCGATTTGGTGAGTGGCGATTTTTATTGGTTTGGCGAAAAAGAGGGCAAACTCTTTATTGTCGCTGCCGACTGCACAGGACATGGCGTGCCGGGTGCTTTTATGTCTATGTTGGGCGATACTTTTCTCAATCAGATTGTCAATATTTTTGGAATAACAAGTCCCGACGAAATTCTCAACGCCCTGCATGAAGCCATCAGAAAGGCTCTCAAACAAGATTCTACCAACAACCGCGACGGCATGGACATCGCCATCTGTGTCATCGATAAAAAGAAACGCCATCTGGAATTTGCAGGGGCGAAAAGTCCTTTGGTTTATATTCGCAACAAAGAAGTTGTCCGCATCAAGGGCGATAAATTTTCCGTTGGCGGACGCAGAGAAGGGCTTGACAAAGGCGGCGAGAAGAAATATCAGAAACACACCATTATTTTAGAAGAAAATCCTACGCCTTTTTATCTCTTTTCCGACGGCTATCAAGACCAATTTAATTCGGAAATGCAGGCTAAATTTATGACCAAACGCTTTCTCAAACTGCTTTTGCGCATGCACAAACAGCCCTTTCCAAAACAAAAAGAACTTTTAGAGCAAATCTTAGGCGATTGGATGAAAAACAGCAAGCAGGTAGATGATGTACTTGTCATTGGCTTTGAAGCCTAA